The Solidesulfovibrio fructosivorans JJ] DNA window GCGTCGATTTCGTCGCCGGAAAGGACAATGGGCGCATAGTCCCGGTTGTCGCTCAAAAGCACCAGCGAGCCCGGGCGTTTTTCCACTCTTTTCACCAGCACCGTGTCCTCGACGCCCATGGCGTAGACGCCGTGGGCCACAATGGCGGTCTGCCCCTGGTCGATGAGCACCGTGTCGCCGTGGCGGATCTCCGGCTCCATGCTGTTGCCCACCACATCCATGAGCACCATGCCCGAGACGTTGCCCTTGCGCCGCAGCCAGTCGCCGCGAAACGGCACGACCGATTCGACCTCCCCCCGGGTCTCGAAGGAGCCGCCGCCGGCCGAAAGCCTGGCCCGGACCTTGGGCACGCCGATATAGGGGCCGTCCTCCGCCGTGTCGTTTTTGGCGGCCGACTTCGCCGGCCGGCCGTATTCCAGCCAGTCGGCGTCCGCCCCGGTCCGGCGGGACACGGCCAACACCCAGGCCTTGGGCACGGCGTCCTTCTTCTTGGCCTGGGTCACGGCCGAACGATGCACCCCGAGCAGGGCGGCCAGTTCGGCCTGGGAAGCGATGTCCGCCGCCTGCGCGGCCCGGGCGAAAAAACCCTCGAAACCGCCGGCAGCCGCGGACGTGGCGTCATGTCGTTGCGTCATGTTGATTCTTATAAACAACCCGTCAACAGGGGGCAAGCTTTTTTCCGCCCCCGCAAAACGAAATTTTGCGACCGCGCTAAAGTTCGGAAAACCATGGGCCGATAAGCCAAGCGAAGGACCCAAAGGCTTCCCGGCCATGACCGGGCGGCGCAGACAAGGATGTCAGCCATGACCGTACCAGACAGTACCTGCAGGCCCCCAGGCGTCTCCCCGCCCCGCGAGGACCCGGCCGATCGCGCCCGCCGTATCGCCGATCTCAAGCGCCGCGTCCAGTCCGGCACGTACCTCATCCAACGCTACGAGATCATCGAGGGCCTGCTCGACGCGCTTGCCACCAACGCCGATTAGCCCACGCCATTCGTATCCTGTTCCGCGTTTTTTTCCAGCGCATCGCTTTCGACTGTCCGGGCCGCTTCCGCAAGCGACCAGGGCGGTTGGTTCGTCACCGTAAGCACCGGGCTTTCGAGCCGGGCGCAGTGCAGGTACAGCCGCGCCCCCTCCCCCCGACCATAGACCGGATCCCCGACCAGAGGATGGCCCGAGGCGGCCAGATGGGCCCGTATCTGATGACGCGCCCCCTTGGCGATGCGGCAGGCGACCAGGGTCAGCCCGCCCTTGGCCGCGCGCGGCGAAACACGGGTCTGGCGCAAGGGATCGGAATCGGCCGTGCGCAGCACCCGCGTTTTGGCCCGGTCGGCCATATCCAAGCGAAAATCGACCACGAACGGAGAAGGTATCCCGCCGTGGACCACGGCCAGGTAGGTCTTGGCCACTTGGCCGGCGTTTTCCAGGCGGCGATAGCGTTCCCCGGACGCGGCGTCAAAGGCCAGGGGAACGATGCCCGAGGTGAGCCTGTCCAGGCGGGAGAGCAGTCCGGCGGCGCGACCGGGAAAAAGCTCCGGCAGCAGGTCCTCGAGGCTCTGGCCGCCGCCGCAGGCGATGGCGGCGCTGTGGAGGCCGGCCGGCTTGGCCACGGCCGCATAGGCGGCATCGGCGAAAAGAATCGGGATGTCCGAGGCCCGAAACTCCCCTTCCGGGCGCGCGGCGATGCGGGCGGCAAGTTTTTCCCCGGCCCGGACCCGGTAGGCGGCGGGCCGCGCCCGCCCGTCCACGAGCAGCCGCCCCGCTTCGATCAGCCGGCGGCGGCCCCGCAGCCCCGTGTCCGGCAGCACAAGGATCGCCGCCCGGTCCAGGCGCTCACCGGCCATGTCCCCGGGGATCGCGCCTTCGACCACGCGGGCATCGTCGTTTCCCATGGCCGGAGCATAGCCGCCTCCCCCGCCGCAAGGCAATCCGTCACGGACGCCGTTCAGCCGTGCGCAGGCGTTTCGCCGTCAGCTCGTAGTTGTCCTTGAACAGGTTTTCCTTGGGGTTGCAGCGAAGGGCCCGTTCGAAAAGGGGCAGGGCCTGGGCCGTACGGCCGAGCTTGTGCAGAGCCAAGCCCATGTTGTTGTAGGCGGCGCAAAAATCCGGACAGGTCGCCACCACGCGACGGTAGCCCTCCATGGCCCCGGAAAGATCCCCGCCCACGCGCCTGGATTCGGCGGTCTCGAAGGCGGCCTTGCAGGTCGCGGCCTTTTCGGGATCGGGCTGGCGGCTTTGGGCCAGACGCTTTTGGGTGAGCGCCGCGTTGTCCCGGTAGAGCCGCTCGTCCGGCGCGCATTTGACCGCCTCGTCGAACCAGGGCAGGGACTCGGCCGCGTAGCCCAGGGAGAAAAGCGAAGCCCCGACGTTGTTGTAGGCCTGGCAGGTGTCGGGACACAGGTTGAGCAGGGATTGGTAGTCGCGGATGGCCCCGGCGTGATCCCCCCCGCTCCGCTTGGCCGCAGCCTGCCGGCCGATGGCGGCGCAACGGGCGCGACGGTCGGCGTCGGCGGTTTGGGCGGTCGTGCGCACACGGTTGGCCTGCTCGCGCCGGGCGGCGGCCTGCCGGGCCAGACCGGCCTCGATACGCCGGGAAAGGTCCCGGGCCTTGCCGGCCAGGGCGGATGGCAAAGGCCCCGCCTCCCGGGCCGCGCGCAGGGCCGCGTCCGCGCCGGGAATATCCTTTTGGGCAAAGAGCTTTTCCGCCGTGGCCAGACGCGAGGCGGCCACGGCTTCCGCCCGCTTGCGAGCGGCCTGGATCTTGTCGCGCCAGCCGGCCAGGGCCGGCAGCTTGGGGTTGGCCTTTTCCGCCTCGGCCACCGCCCCGAGGGCCAAGTCATAGCGACCGGAGGCCAGTGCGTCCTTGGCCCGGGAAAGGGCTTCATTGGCCGCGTCGCGGGCGCGCACGAGCGCATCGCGCGTCGCGGTCGCCTTGGCGTTGTCCGGGACCAGGGCGATCAGGTCATTGAGAGCCAAAATCGCGCCGTCCGTATCGCCGGCGGCGTTGCGGCGCTCGGCCTCGGCCGCGAGCCCGGCCACGCGCCGGTCGCGGTCCACCCGATGGGCCAGGGCCGCCTGCAATTGCTTCAGGCGCTCATGGCGCGGGTTGATCCCGGACGCGGCGGAAAGAGCCGCCTTGGCGGCGTCGATCTTGCCGGCATCCAATGCCGCTTCGGCCCGGTCCTCGGCCGCACCGAGATGTTCCCTGGCCTGGGCCAGTTTTCTTTTGGTCGCGGCCGCGCCGGCGTGTTCGGGATCGAGGCGCGCCGCTTCGGTCAGCGTCGCCAACGCCCCGTCGGCATCCCCGGCGTTCCACTGGTCCCGGGCCCGGGCCAGCCGCTCGTCCATGCGCCAGGCCTTGTCCTTGCGGGCGGCGATGGCCCGCGTCAGTTCCGCGATGGCCGGGAACCGGGGGCATATGGCCCGCGCCTCGGCCAGCGCCTCGCCGGCGCTGTCGAAGCGTTTGGCCGCAAGATAGCTGGTGGACTGCTTGAGCGCCGCGATAAGCCTGTCGCGGTCGGCCACCATGCGCTCGCGCTCGGCCTTGGCCGCGGCATGGTTCGGATCGAGGGAAAGCGCCTGGCCGGTCAGCTTCAAGGCCCCGTCCACCGCGCCGGCATCCCATTTATCCCGGGCGGCGGCCAAAAGCCTCGCCACCCTGTCCAGGGTCTCGCGACGGGCGACGGCCGCCTGGCGCATGGCCCCGATGGCCTCGGCCCGGGGACATATCTTGGCTGCCTCGCCGAGCATGGCCGCCACTTCGCCGAAATCGTCCATGCCAAGGGCCGCGTCGGCCTTGGCCAACGTATCGTCCAGACGGGCCTTGTCGCGGCTTATGCGGTCGTAGGCGGTCAGGGCCGGGGCGTCACGGGGATTTTTGCGCACGGCCCGTCCGGCCGCTTCCAGGGCCCCCGCCGCGTCGCCGGCATCCCAGGCGTCGGCCGCCGCCCGGGTAAGCCTGTCCGTCTCGCGGGCGTTGGCCACGGCCGCATCGAGTTCTTCCTGGGAAACGGCAACAGTGAACCCGCCCTCGCCCCGGCCGAGAAGCAGGCCCCTGGCGTCGCGGATTTCCACCGAAGCCTTGCACGGCCCCACGGCGTCGCGCGAGGCCTCGATCTCCCGGCCGTCGGTCCCGCCCCGGGCCCGCGCCCCGGGACACAGGCTCCAGGCATAGGCCAACGGCGGATTGTGCGGAGACGGCGAAATCCGGGCCAAAAGCCGCACGTTTTGCCGCACGGCCACGCCCGAGGCCGCAACCGGCCCCTCGCCCTCGCGCCAAACCGTGGCCGGCGGCCCGGTGAGCCCCTTGTCGGCCACGGCGACGGCGTATTCCCTGGCCCGCACCCGGACCGTGGCCGCGCCCAAATCCGCCGTGTCGCCCGCGCCCGCGCCGGCCGTGGCCGACACATGCACGGGGACCTCCCCGGCGGCCGTCGGATAAAATGTCAGGCTGCGCTCGCCCACCCGCACCAGCTTGGCCGAGGCGGGCAGCGGGTCCCAGCGGAATTCCACCCCGTCGTGGACCGGAAAATCCCGAATGACGACCGTGGTCTCCTCGCCGACCAGCGGCGACGACGGCCTCACGCCGAGCGAAAAGGCCGGCTGGGCCACATCCAGCTCCACCGGGACGGATACCGCCGCCAGCCCTTCGGACGGACCGGACCGGGGCACGACCTCGACCCAGACCCGTTGACGGCCCGGGCGCAAAAAGACGGCCGTATTGGTGAACGGCCCTTCGGTTTCCAGAAACCGGGCTTCGGTGTCGGAACGCCAACGACAGACGTAGTCCCCCCGGTCCAGCTCCCGTTCGCCGTCGAAAATCCGGGCCGCGAACGAGGCCGCGCCGCCGACCCGCATGGTTCCGGCGGATGGCGCGCTTTTGACCAGCTCCACCCGGAATCCATGGGCGGCGTCGGTCTCCTCGCCCGGCGCGACCGGGGGCAACGGATCGGCCTGGGGCGGTTGCGGTTCGCGTACGGCGGCCTGGGCCGCGTCCGTGGCCAGGGCATCGGTTGCCGCCGCGACAAACCAGCATGGCGCGATGACGAGCAACACCAAGAGCAGTCGGACAAGGCGAACCGGGCGGAATTTCGTCACAAGTGCTTTCACGATGGCGCTTCCCTGCGTTTTCCAGGGATAAAGCAGCATTCGTGCCAGGAAAAATCGGCCGCCCCTCCCTAAGACTTGCGCCCGGACGGCCGAAGAGAACCGGGCAAGGAGTCCGCCATGAAAGACGCCGCCGTCCAACGCCACGAACAACCCGACCGCATTCTCGATATCCACCGGCCCGAACACGCCGCCCGCTTAAGCGAGGCCTTCGCCCGGGAACGCAACGAGGTCCAGGCCGCCCTGGCCGAACTGGGCACCATGCGCTACGCCGACAGGCCCTCCCGGGAGGAAACCGCCTTCGCCACCATGGAGCCCATGCCGGGACACAGCCTCATGGACCGGGCCCCGCGCGAGGTGCTGCGCCTTCGCGCCGCGCTTTTCCTCATCAGTTGCCACGAACATCGACGGAATTAGGGAGAGGGGAAGGGGGAGGAAGCAACCGGGGGGAAACTTTTCTGTAGAAAAGTTTCCCCCCGGGCCCCCTTTCAAAAGACTTTTAGTAGTTACAGAGTGTTATCGTTATCCACCCATAACCGTTAAAAGTTTTTGGGAGGGGAGAGCGCGAGAGGGGGACCCTTTTTTCAAAAAGGGTCCCCCTCTCGCACGTTCTTCTCTCAGCCCCAACTAACGTTTGAGACCCAAAATATCGAGCAGCACGGCGAAATCGAGGTTGGCGTTAATAAGCTGCGCGCCCTGGCGGATTTTGATTTCGTCGCGCAGTTTATGGCGCATCAGCAGGGTCTCCATTTTCTTGGCCACGGTGTAGGTATCCTCGCGCACCACGATGATGGGGATCTCCAGGACTTCGGAGCGGGTCAGGATGATGTCGTTGGGGTAAAGATTGCCGGTCAGCACCAGGCAGGGGCTGTCGCCCTCCAGGGCCACCAGGTGGACGTCGGAGCGGTCGCCGCCGACGATGATGGCGGAATTTTTTTGCCGGCGGAAATGGGTCATGAAGTTTTCCACCTGCATGGTGCCGATGAGAAAACTCTCCACGATGCGGTCGGCCTTGTGGTGGGCCGAAATGACTTTGCCGCCGAGGCGTTCGGCCAGATCCGAGACCTTGATCGCTCCCATGAGCGGGTCCTTGGGGATCACGCCGAGCACCCGGATACCCCGGTCGCGCAAAAAGGGCGCGATAAGCGTCTGGGTTTCGTCCAGGAAGTTCTGGGCCACGTCGTT harbors:
- a CDS encoding tetratricopeptide repeat protein, yielding MKALVTKFRPVRLVRLLLVLLVIAPCWFVAAATDALATDAAQAAVREPQPPQADPLPPVAPGEETDAAHGFRVELVKSAPSAGTMRVGGAASFAARIFDGERELDRGDYVCRWRSDTEARFLETEGPFTNTAVFLRPGRQRVWVEVVPRSGPSEGLAAVSVPVELDVAQPAFSLGVRPSSPLVGEETTVVIRDFPVHDGVEFRWDPLPASAKLVRVGERSLTFYPTAAGEVPVHVSATAGAGAGDTADLGAATVRVRAREYAVAVADKGLTGPPATVWREGEGPVAASGVAVRQNVRLLARISPSPHNPPLAYAWSLCPGARARGGTDGREIEASRDAVGPCKASVEIRDARGLLLGRGEGGFTVAVSQEELDAAVANARETDRLTRAAADAWDAGDAAGALEAAGRAVRKNPRDAPALTAYDRISRDKARLDDTLAKADAALGMDDFGEVAAMLGEAAKICPRAEAIGAMRQAAVARRETLDRVARLLAAARDKWDAGAVDGALKLTGQALSLDPNHAAAKAERERMVADRDRLIAALKQSTSYLAAKRFDSAGEALAEARAICPRFPAIAELTRAIAARKDKAWRMDERLARARDQWNAGDADGALATLTEAARLDPEHAGAAATKRKLAQAREHLGAAEDRAEAALDAGKIDAAKAALSAASGINPRHERLKQLQAALAHRVDRDRRVAGLAAEAERRNAAGDTDGAILALNDLIALVPDNAKATATRDALVRARDAANEALSRAKDALASGRYDLALGAVAEAEKANPKLPALAGWRDKIQAARKRAEAVAASRLATAEKLFAQKDIPGADAALRAAREAGPLPSALAGKARDLSRRIEAGLARQAAARREQANRVRTTAQTADADRRARCAAIGRQAAAKRSGGDHAGAIRDYQSLLNLCPDTCQAYNNVGASLFSLGYAAESLPWFDEAVKCAPDERLYRDNAALTQKRLAQSRQPDPEKAATCKAAFETAESRRVGGDLSGAMEGYRRVVATCPDFCAAYNNMGLALHKLGRTAQALPLFERALRCNPKENLFKDNYELTAKRLRTAERRP
- a CDS encoding LexA family transcriptional regulator; protein product: MTQRHDATSAAAGGFEGFFARAAQAADIASQAELAALLGVHRSAVTQAKKKDAVPKAWVLAVSRRTGADADWLEYGRPAKSAAKNDTAEDGPYIGVPKVRARLSAGGGSFETRGEVESVVPFRGDWLRRKGNVSGMVLMDVVGNSMEPEIRHGDTVLIDQGQTAIVAHGVYAMGVEDTVLVKRVEKRPGSLVLLSDNRDYAPIVLSGDEIDALRVIGRVLWVGREL
- a CDS encoding flagellar biosynthesis anti-sigma factor FlgM; the encoded protein is MTVPDSTCRPPGVSPPREDPADRARRIADLKRRVQSGTYLIQRYEIIEGLLDALATNAD
- a CDS encoding phosphotransacetylase family protein; amino-acid sequence: MAGLYVGATAGYSGKNMVVMGLGLRFQKEGYSVGYLKPVGAMPREIDGRLWDDDAYHVQRILRTSEEPETLTPVIASHDFQVKAFRNQTGDVMGLIRDSYEKVSAGKDITIVGGSGGMHTGKYCNADGVRVVRELGLTAVVIDRYSKELNYDYLLVLKEQLGDHLGGVILNDVAQNFLDETQTLIAPFLRDRGIRVLGVIPKDPLMGAIKVSDLAERLGGKVISAHHKADRIVESFLIGTMQVENFMTHFRRQKNSAIIVGGDRSDVHLVALEGDSPCLVLTGNLYPNDIILTRSEVLEIPIIVVREDTYTVAKKMETLLMRHKLRDEIKIRQGAQLINANLDFAVLLDILGLKR
- a CDS encoding pseudouridine synthase family protein; protein product: MGNDDARVVEGAIPGDMAGERLDRAAILVLPDTGLRGRRRLIEAGRLLVDGRARPAAYRVRAGEKLAARIAARPEGEFRASDIPILFADAAYAAVAKPAGLHSAAIACGGGQSLEDLLPELFPGRAAGLLSRLDRLTSGIVPLAFDAASGERYRRLENAGQVAKTYLAVVHGGIPSPFVVDFRLDMADRAKTRVLRTADSDPLRQTRVSPRAAKGGLTLVACRIAKGARHQIRAHLAASGHPLVGDPVYGRGEGARLYLHCARLESPVLTVTNQPPWSLAEAARTVESDALEKNAEQDTNGVG